From the Sphingobacteruim zhuxiongii genome, the window ATATACAAAAGGAACTCCCTGATGGAGTTTATGTTGCTTTTGATAATATGGTTATCGAATTAGATTAACTTGTCTTAGGCGCGCTCTTATGCGCTCAAAAAAAGTAAAGAAAAGTAATAGACCTTCAAATTCATTGCATTAGCCTATCTGGTTTTTGTTTTACTGTATCAAATCTTGCTTATATATTTTTATTTTATAAATAAGATTATCAATAAGTTATCTCTTTTAAGGCTGAAACTTAATTACTAAAAACAACTCTTTCGCAAACCTTTTAACTCCTAAGTTGTTAGAAAGTTGATAATATGTTTAATTAATTTATAACAAATCAAAACTTTACTACTATGGGAAATATTTTGTATTTAATCGCTGTAATTTTAGTTATTATTTGGGCCATTAGTTTTTTTGGTGGCTACGCGACAGGTGGTATTATCCACATTTTATTAGTAATTGCAATTATTGTTGTCTTATTAAGAATTATACGAGGAAATGCTTAAAAGTTCTTAGTTAGAACTGTTTAAGTAATACTGAGCAATAGCGATATCTTCAGGAAGGGTGATTTTAATATTCTTATAATCCCCTGGTATGATGGTTATGCTATTGCTCATTTTTTCTATTACAGAAGCATCATCTGTAAAGTTGCTGTCTTCCTCTTGTTCGTAAGCCTTTTGGAATAGGGTAGCCTCAAAAACCTGAGGTGTCTGAACCAGCCATACGTCATTTCTATCAATCGATTTACTTTGTTCTTGATTCCCAAGCCGAACCGAGTTACTGCTTTGTACGGCAGGAATGAGCGCTGCCTGTTTACTATGACAAGCCTGAAATAATTGTTCAATCAAGCTTGTACTGACTAGCGGTCTAGCAGCATCATGGACAGCGATAACATCATTCTCTAATAGGTGATAGTGAGATTGGATAAATGAAGTTGCATTTTTCACACTTTGAAATCTGCTGTTTCCCCCAACACATACCGCATGCGGTATGTCAAAATGGTATTCGAGACACAGTTCTTCCCAATAGTTCATCATGTCTTCCGATAGCACAATGATTATTTTTGCATTGACATCGGCATTTGAAAACTTAGCAATAGTATGCATTAGGATAGGTTTTCCATCCAACAGCATAAATTGCTTAGGAAGATTGCTCGCCATACGAGAACCCGTACCAGCAGCTACAATGATTGCAAAGTTATTGTTCATAGCTCACAAAGATATCTAGTAGAAAATAAAAAAGGAGGCATTAGCCTCCTTTTATTTATCTTTTATGCGAATCATTAGATGATTAACATGGCATCACCATAAGAATAGAAGCGGTATTTTTCTTTTACTGCTACTTCGTATGCGTTCATCGTGTTTTCATATCCCGCAAAAGCAGCAATCATTACCAATAGTGTTGATTGAGGTGTGTGGAAGTTTGTGATCATCGAGTTCGCGATACTAAAATCGTAAGGTGGGTAAATAAATTTACTTGTCCAATCGTTCGCTGATTTTAAATGTCTATCGGCAGATACAGATGATTCAATAGCACGCATTGACGTTGTTCCAACTGCACAAATTCTGCGTTTTGCATCAATTCCTTTGTTCACAAGATTTGCCGCTTCATCGGTAATGATGAATTGTTCGGAGTCCATCTTATGTTTGGTTAAATCTTCAACTTCAACGGTACGGAAAGTTCCTAAACCAACGTGTAATGTTACTTCAGCAAATTCAACACCTTTTAGCTCTAAACGTTTCATCAACTCTCTCGAGAAGTGTAAGCCAGCTGTTGGAGCAGCTACAGCACCTTCGTTTTTCGCATAAATTGTTTGATAGCGGAACTTATCTTCAGGAGTAGCTTTACGTTTAATGTATTTAGGAAGTGGAGTTTCTCCAAGAATTTCAATGTTTTTGCGGAACTCTTCGTCAGTACCATCAAATAAGAAACGGATAGTACGGCCTCTAGAGGTTGTATTATCTACAACTTCAGCAACAAGTAAATCGTCATCACCAAAATATAGTTTATTTCCAACACGGATTTTACGAGCAGGATCAACTAAAACATCCCATAAACGAAGTTCTTTGTTTAATTCGCGTAATAAGAATACTTCGATCGTAGCACCTGTTTTTTCCTTGTTTCCGTACATACGGGCAGGGAATACTTTGGTGTTATTTAAGATCATAACATCTTTATCATCAAAATAATCTAAAACATCCTTGAAGATTTTGTGCTCAATTTTTCCACTGTCACGGTGTAATACCATAAGACGCGATTCGTCTCTTTGTTCAGAGGGTTCAGAAGCGAGTAAAGATTCAGGTAGATTAAAGTTGAATTGTGATAATTTCATTCTAAAAAATAATGACAATATTAGACCCTCTAGCCTTACTGGGGCTAGAATTTAATAAGGCTTACAAAGGTAAACATTTTTATGTATTTAATATGTCAAATGTTTCCTTCACAAATCCTTAAC encodes:
- the queA gene encoding tRNA preQ1(34) S-adenosylmethionine ribosyltransferase-isomerase QueA, which codes for MKLSQFNFNLPESLLASEPSEQRDESRLMVLHRDSGKIEHKIFKDVLDYFDDKDVMILNNTKVFPARMYGNKEKTGATIEVFLLRELNKELRLWDVLVDPARKIRVGNKLYFGDDDLLVAEVVDNTTSRGRTIRFLFDGTDEEFRKNIEILGETPLPKYIKRKATPEDKFRYQTIYAKNEGAVAAPTAGLHFSRELMKRLELKGVEFAEVTLHVGLGTFRTVEVEDLTKHKMDSEQFIITDEAANLVNKGIDAKRRICAVGTTSMRAIESSVSADRHLKSANDWTSKFIYPPYDFSIANSMITNFHTPQSTLLVMIAAFAGYENTMNAYEVAVKEKYRFYSYGDAMLII
- a CDS encoding 2-C-methyl-D-erythritol 4-phosphate cytidylyltransferase is translated as MNNNFAIIVAAGTGSRMASNLPKQFMLLDGKPILMHTIAKFSNADVNAKIIIVLSEDMMNYWEELCLEYHFDIPHAVCVGGNSRFQSVKNATSFIQSHYHLLENDVIAVHDAARPLVSTSLIEQLFQACHSKQAALIPAVQSSNSVRLGNQEQSKSIDRNDVWLVQTPQVFEATLFQKAYEQEEDSNFTDDASVIEKMSNSITIIPGDYKNIKITLPEDIAIAQYYLNSSN
- a CDS encoding lmo0937 family membrane protein, with the translated sequence MGNILYLIAVILVIIWAISFFGGYATGGIIHILLVIAIIVVLLRIIRGNA